One Scomber japonicus isolate fScoJap1 chromosome 1, fScoJap1.pri, whole genome shotgun sequence DNA window includes the following coding sequences:
- the LOC128355287 gene encoding retinal cone rhodopsin-sensitive cGMP 3',5'-cyclic phosphodiesterase subunit gamma-like, whose translation MNTAASTAAVEAGKPAPPKNKQKEARQFKSRAPKAGQKSFDDIPGMEALGDPAVVCPWESFGDIELSDLAQFGIV comes from the exons ATGAACACAGCAGCATCAACAGCAGCAGTCGAGGCAGGAAAGCCCGCTCCTCCCAAAAACAAGCAGAAGGAGGCCAGGCAGTTCAAGAGCAGGGCTCCCAAAGCTGGACAGAAGTC ATTTGATGATATTCCAGGGATGGAAGCGCTTGGAG ATCCAGCGGTCGTCTGCCCATGGGAGTCTTTCGGTGACATTGAGCTGAGCGATCTGGCCCAGTTTGGCATCGTATAG